Proteins from a single region of Acipenser ruthenus chromosome 31, fAciRut3.2 maternal haplotype, whole genome shotgun sequence:
- the LOC117396946 gene encoding caspase recruitment domain-containing protein 9-like isoform X2, whose product MKLVIQRLTKKLRAACHQKPGSDCRMTNRDSCSLSDLEDEECWNSLEKYRVLLIRTIEPSRIIPYLRQCKVLSTDDEEQIFNDPSLVIRKRRVGVLLDILQRTGSKGYVAFLESIELDYPELYRKITGKEPARAFSMLIDTVGESGLTQFLMSEVTKLQKAVQEEKRRSQELSCSLAAHEDTIKQLQVKDSELRKQQERVRKMKEERNAFSNEAKKLKDENYGLLRELAKQSEEKNTVLMKNRDLQLEIEKLKHNLMNAESDFKVERKHTMKLKHAMEQRPSQDVIWQIQKENDLLKATVQELGNSVQVGTNGKVGKDKLYIQILEDDRQQSLAEHQELVNQMYNLRRDLRHAEEHRDKYMEEKDVLELQCMNLKKDSKMYKDRIEVILQQMEEVTIERDQAIKTREEIHLQYSKSLIDKDQYRRQVRELGERCDELQVQLFRIEGEVLVMETKLRRVNQNPPTPTSDFDDISPRSSQDINPASPDEDQQHGDRPQGVVFLEWEVSRESGDNRVSAEKSPANGAPAEKERRCMKNTFVTRRKLALRVKMGTKQEAADQDNTTGSDNTDTDGT is encoded by the exons atgaagctggtGATACAGAGATTGACAAAAAAACTACGCGCAGCTTGTCATCAAAAACCCGGGAGTG ACTGCAGGATGACGAACCGTGATAGTTGTAGCCTTTCTGATCTGGAAGATGAGGAGTGCTGGAACTCGCTGGAGAAGTACCGCGTCCTTCTGATCAGGACGATCGAGCCGTCGCGCATCATCCCGTACCTGCGGCAGTGCAAGGTCCTCAGCACCGACGATGAGGAGCAGATCTTCAACGACCCCAGCCTGGTCATCCGCAAGCGGAGAGTCG GTGTGTTGTTGGACATTCTGCAAAGGACTGGATCTAAAGGATATGTGGCCTTCCTGGAGAGCATAGAGCTGGATTATCCAGAACTCTACAGGAAGATAACTGGCAAAGAACCCGCCAGAGCCTTCTCCATGTTAATTG ACACAGTGGGGGAGTCGGGGCTGACCCAGTTCCTGATGAGCGAGGTGACCAAGCTGCAGAAAGCCGTGCaggaggagaagaggaggagccaggaGCTGAGCTGTAGCCTGGCTGCCCACGAGGACACCATCAAGCAGCTGCAGGTGAAGGACAGCGAGCTGCGCAAGCAGCAGGAAAGGGTGCGCAAGATGAAGGAGGAGCGCAACGCGTTTAGCAATGAGGCCAAGAAGCTCAAGGACGAGAACTACGGCCTGCTCCGAGAGCTCGCCAAGCAGAGCGAGGAGAAGAACACGGTGCTCATGAAGAACCGGGACCTGCAGCTCGAG ATTGAGAAGCTGAAGCACAATCTGATGAATGCAGAAAGTGACTTCAAGGTGGAAAGGAAGCACACCATGAAGTTAAAACATGCCATGGAGCAGAGGCCCAGCCAGGATGTGATCTGGCAGATCCAGAAAGAAAATGACCTGCTCAAAGCCACAGTCCAGGAGCTGGGAAATTCAGTCCAG GTGGGGACGAATGGGAAGGTGGGGAAGGACAAGCTGTACATCCAGATTCTGGAGGATGACAGGCAGCAGTCGCTGGCAGAGCACCAGGAGCTGGTCAACCAGATGTACAACCTGCGCAGAGACCTGCGACACgcagaggaacacagagacaag TACATGGAGGAGAAAGATGTTTTGGAACTCCAGTGCATGAATCTGAAGAAGGACTCCAAGATGTACAAAGATCGGATTGAGGTGATACTGCAGCAGATGGAGGAAGTGACTATAGAAAGGGACCAG GCCATCAAGACGAGGGAGGAGATCCACCTGCAGTACTCCAAGAGCCTGATTGATAAGGACCAATACCGGAGGCAGGTCCGGGAGCTGGGGGAGCGCTGTGACGAGCTGCAGGTCCAGCTGTTCAGGATCGAGGGGGAGGTGCTGGTCATGGAGACCAAACTGCGCCGGGTCAACCAGAACCCCCCCACGCCG ACTTCAGATTTTGATGACATTTCACCAAGAAGCTCACAGGAt ATAAACCCAGCGAGTCCAGATGAAGATCAACAACATG GAGATCGGCCCCAGGGTGTCGTGTTTCTGGAGTGGGAGGTATCCAGAGAGTCCGGCGACAACAGGGTTTCAGCG GAGAAAAGTCCAGCGAATGGGGCCCCAGCAGAAAAGGAAAGGCGGTGCATGAAAAATACTTTTGTGACTAGGAG
- the LOC117396946 gene encoding caspase recruitment domain-containing protein 9-like isoform X1 has protein sequence MKLVIQRLTKKLRAACHQKPGSDCRMTNRDSCSLSDLEDEECWNSLEKYRVLLIRTIEPSRIIPYLRQCKVLSTDDEEQIFNDPSLVIRKRRVGVLLDILQRTGSKGYVAFLESIELDYPELYRKITGKEPARAFSMLIDTVGESGLTQFLMSEVTKLQKAVQEEKRRSQELSCSLAAHEDTIKQLQVKDSELRKQQERVRKMKEERNAFSNEAKKLKDENYGLLRELAKQSEEKNTVLMKNRDLQLEIEKLKHNLMNAESDFKVERKHTMKLKHAMEQRPSQDVIWQIQKENDLLKATVQELGNSVQVGTNGKVGKDKLYIQILEDDRQQSLAEHQELVNQMYNLRRDLRHAEEHRDKYMEEKDVLELQCMNLKKDSKMYKDRIEVILQQMEEVTIERDQAIKTREEIHLQYSKSLIDKDQYRRQVRELGERCDELQVQLFRIEGEVLVMETKLRRVNQNPPTPTSDFDDISPRSSQDQINPASPDEDQQHGDRPQGVVFLEWEVSRESGDNRVSAEKSPANGAPAEKERRCMKNTFVTRRKLALRVKMGTKQEAADQDNTTGSDNTDTDGT, from the exons atgaagctggtGATACAGAGATTGACAAAAAAACTACGCGCAGCTTGTCATCAAAAACCCGGGAGTG ACTGCAGGATGACGAACCGTGATAGTTGTAGCCTTTCTGATCTGGAAGATGAGGAGTGCTGGAACTCGCTGGAGAAGTACCGCGTCCTTCTGATCAGGACGATCGAGCCGTCGCGCATCATCCCGTACCTGCGGCAGTGCAAGGTCCTCAGCACCGACGATGAGGAGCAGATCTTCAACGACCCCAGCCTGGTCATCCGCAAGCGGAGAGTCG GTGTGTTGTTGGACATTCTGCAAAGGACTGGATCTAAAGGATATGTGGCCTTCCTGGAGAGCATAGAGCTGGATTATCCAGAACTCTACAGGAAGATAACTGGCAAAGAACCCGCCAGAGCCTTCTCCATGTTAATTG ACACAGTGGGGGAGTCGGGGCTGACCCAGTTCCTGATGAGCGAGGTGACCAAGCTGCAGAAAGCCGTGCaggaggagaagaggaggagccaggaGCTGAGCTGTAGCCTGGCTGCCCACGAGGACACCATCAAGCAGCTGCAGGTGAAGGACAGCGAGCTGCGCAAGCAGCAGGAAAGGGTGCGCAAGATGAAGGAGGAGCGCAACGCGTTTAGCAATGAGGCCAAGAAGCTCAAGGACGAGAACTACGGCCTGCTCCGAGAGCTCGCCAAGCAGAGCGAGGAGAAGAACACGGTGCTCATGAAGAACCGGGACCTGCAGCTCGAG ATTGAGAAGCTGAAGCACAATCTGATGAATGCAGAAAGTGACTTCAAGGTGGAAAGGAAGCACACCATGAAGTTAAAACATGCCATGGAGCAGAGGCCCAGCCAGGATGTGATCTGGCAGATCCAGAAAGAAAATGACCTGCTCAAAGCCACAGTCCAGGAGCTGGGAAATTCAGTCCAG GTGGGGACGAATGGGAAGGTGGGGAAGGACAAGCTGTACATCCAGATTCTGGAGGATGACAGGCAGCAGTCGCTGGCAGAGCACCAGGAGCTGGTCAACCAGATGTACAACCTGCGCAGAGACCTGCGACACgcagaggaacacagagacaag TACATGGAGGAGAAAGATGTTTTGGAACTCCAGTGCATGAATCTGAAGAAGGACTCCAAGATGTACAAAGATCGGATTGAGGTGATACTGCAGCAGATGGAGGAAGTGACTATAGAAAGGGACCAG GCCATCAAGACGAGGGAGGAGATCCACCTGCAGTACTCCAAGAGCCTGATTGATAAGGACCAATACCGGAGGCAGGTCCGGGAGCTGGGGGAGCGCTGTGACGAGCTGCAGGTCCAGCTGTTCAGGATCGAGGGGGAGGTGCTGGTCATGGAGACCAAACTGCGCCGGGTCAACCAGAACCCCCCCACGCCG ACTTCAGATTTTGATGACATTTCACCAAGAAGCTCACAGGAt CAGATAAACCCAGCGAGTCCAGATGAAGATCAACAACATG GAGATCGGCCCCAGGGTGTCGTGTTTCTGGAGTGGGAGGTATCCAGAGAGTCCGGCGACAACAGGGTTTCAGCG GAGAAAAGTCCAGCGAATGGGGCCCCAGCAGAAAAGGAAAGGCGGTGCATGAAAAATACTTTTGTGACTAGGAG
- the LOC117396946 gene encoding caspase recruitment domain-containing protein 9-like isoform X3, with protein MTNRDSCSLSDLEDEECWNSLEKYRVLLIRTIEPSRIIPYLRQCKVLSTDDEEQIFNDPSLVIRKRRVGVLLDILQRTGSKGYVAFLESIELDYPELYRKITGKEPARAFSMLIDTVGESGLTQFLMSEVTKLQKAVQEEKRRSQELSCSLAAHEDTIKQLQVKDSELRKQQERVRKMKEERNAFSNEAKKLKDENYGLLRELAKQSEEKNTVLMKNRDLQLEIEKLKHNLMNAESDFKVERKHTMKLKHAMEQRPSQDVIWQIQKENDLLKATVQELGNSVQVGTNGKVGKDKLYIQILEDDRQQSLAEHQELVNQMYNLRRDLRHAEEHRDKYMEEKDVLELQCMNLKKDSKMYKDRIEVILQQMEEVTIERDQAIKTREEIHLQYSKSLIDKDQYRRQVRELGERCDELQVQLFRIEGEVLVMETKLRRVNQNPPTPTSDFDDISPRSSQDQINPASPDEDQQHGDRPQGVVFLEWEVSRESGDNRVSAEKSPANGAPAEKERRCMKNTFVTRRKLALRVKMGTKQEAADQDNTTGSDNTDTDGT; from the exons ATGACGAACCGTGATAGTTGTAGCCTTTCTGATCTGGAAGATGAGGAGTGCTGGAACTCGCTGGAGAAGTACCGCGTCCTTCTGATCAGGACGATCGAGCCGTCGCGCATCATCCCGTACCTGCGGCAGTGCAAGGTCCTCAGCACCGACGATGAGGAGCAGATCTTCAACGACCCCAGCCTGGTCATCCGCAAGCGGAGAGTCG GTGTGTTGTTGGACATTCTGCAAAGGACTGGATCTAAAGGATATGTGGCCTTCCTGGAGAGCATAGAGCTGGATTATCCAGAACTCTACAGGAAGATAACTGGCAAAGAACCCGCCAGAGCCTTCTCCATGTTAATTG ACACAGTGGGGGAGTCGGGGCTGACCCAGTTCCTGATGAGCGAGGTGACCAAGCTGCAGAAAGCCGTGCaggaggagaagaggaggagccaggaGCTGAGCTGTAGCCTGGCTGCCCACGAGGACACCATCAAGCAGCTGCAGGTGAAGGACAGCGAGCTGCGCAAGCAGCAGGAAAGGGTGCGCAAGATGAAGGAGGAGCGCAACGCGTTTAGCAATGAGGCCAAGAAGCTCAAGGACGAGAACTACGGCCTGCTCCGAGAGCTCGCCAAGCAGAGCGAGGAGAAGAACACGGTGCTCATGAAGAACCGGGACCTGCAGCTCGAG ATTGAGAAGCTGAAGCACAATCTGATGAATGCAGAAAGTGACTTCAAGGTGGAAAGGAAGCACACCATGAAGTTAAAACATGCCATGGAGCAGAGGCCCAGCCAGGATGTGATCTGGCAGATCCAGAAAGAAAATGACCTGCTCAAAGCCACAGTCCAGGAGCTGGGAAATTCAGTCCAG GTGGGGACGAATGGGAAGGTGGGGAAGGACAAGCTGTACATCCAGATTCTGGAGGATGACAGGCAGCAGTCGCTGGCAGAGCACCAGGAGCTGGTCAACCAGATGTACAACCTGCGCAGAGACCTGCGACACgcagaggaacacagagacaag TACATGGAGGAGAAAGATGTTTTGGAACTCCAGTGCATGAATCTGAAGAAGGACTCCAAGATGTACAAAGATCGGATTGAGGTGATACTGCAGCAGATGGAGGAAGTGACTATAGAAAGGGACCAG GCCATCAAGACGAGGGAGGAGATCCACCTGCAGTACTCCAAGAGCCTGATTGATAAGGACCAATACCGGAGGCAGGTCCGGGAGCTGGGGGAGCGCTGTGACGAGCTGCAGGTCCAGCTGTTCAGGATCGAGGGGGAGGTGCTGGTCATGGAGACCAAACTGCGCCGGGTCAACCAGAACCCCCCCACGCCG ACTTCAGATTTTGATGACATTTCACCAAGAAGCTCACAGGAt CAGATAAACCCAGCGAGTCCAGATGAAGATCAACAACATG GAGATCGGCCCCAGGGTGTCGTGTTTCTGGAGTGGGAGGTATCCAGAGAGTCCGGCGACAACAGGGTTTCAGCG GAGAAAAGTCCAGCGAATGGGGCCCCAGCAGAAAAGGAAAGGCGGTGCATGAAAAATACTTTTGTGACTAGGAG
- the LOC117396946 gene encoding caspase recruitment domain-containing protein 9-like isoform X4, whose translation MKLVIQRLTKKLRAACHQKPGSDCRMTNRDSCSLSDLEDEECWNSLEKYRVLLIRTIEPSRIIPYLRQCKVLSTDDEEQIFNDPSLVIRKRRVGVLLDILQRTGSKGYVAFLESIELDYPELYRKITGKEPARAFSMLIDTVGESGLTQFLMSEVTKLQKAVQEEKRRSQELSCSLAAHEDTIKQLQVKDSELRKQQERVRKMKEERNAFSNEAKKLKDENYGLLRELAKQSEEKNTVLMKNRDLQLEIEKLKHNLMNAESDFKVERKHTMKLKHAMEQRPSQDVIWQIQKENDLLKATVQELGNSVQVGTNGKVGKDKLYIQILEDDRQQSLAEHQELVNQMYNLRRDLRHAEEHRDKYMEEKDVLELQCMNLKKDSKMYKDRIEVILQQMEEVTIERDQAIKTREEIHLQYSKSLIDKDQYRRQVRELGERCDELQVQLFRIEGEVLVMETKLRRVNQNPPTPTSDFDDISPRSSQDQINPASPDEDQQHGKLCRLPAIDVKTASEIIGQRLLKTAKPE comes from the exons atgaagctggtGATACAGAGATTGACAAAAAAACTACGCGCAGCTTGTCATCAAAAACCCGGGAGTG ACTGCAGGATGACGAACCGTGATAGTTGTAGCCTTTCTGATCTGGAAGATGAGGAGTGCTGGAACTCGCTGGAGAAGTACCGCGTCCTTCTGATCAGGACGATCGAGCCGTCGCGCATCATCCCGTACCTGCGGCAGTGCAAGGTCCTCAGCACCGACGATGAGGAGCAGATCTTCAACGACCCCAGCCTGGTCATCCGCAAGCGGAGAGTCG GTGTGTTGTTGGACATTCTGCAAAGGACTGGATCTAAAGGATATGTGGCCTTCCTGGAGAGCATAGAGCTGGATTATCCAGAACTCTACAGGAAGATAACTGGCAAAGAACCCGCCAGAGCCTTCTCCATGTTAATTG ACACAGTGGGGGAGTCGGGGCTGACCCAGTTCCTGATGAGCGAGGTGACCAAGCTGCAGAAAGCCGTGCaggaggagaagaggaggagccaggaGCTGAGCTGTAGCCTGGCTGCCCACGAGGACACCATCAAGCAGCTGCAGGTGAAGGACAGCGAGCTGCGCAAGCAGCAGGAAAGGGTGCGCAAGATGAAGGAGGAGCGCAACGCGTTTAGCAATGAGGCCAAGAAGCTCAAGGACGAGAACTACGGCCTGCTCCGAGAGCTCGCCAAGCAGAGCGAGGAGAAGAACACGGTGCTCATGAAGAACCGGGACCTGCAGCTCGAG ATTGAGAAGCTGAAGCACAATCTGATGAATGCAGAAAGTGACTTCAAGGTGGAAAGGAAGCACACCATGAAGTTAAAACATGCCATGGAGCAGAGGCCCAGCCAGGATGTGATCTGGCAGATCCAGAAAGAAAATGACCTGCTCAAAGCCACAGTCCAGGAGCTGGGAAATTCAGTCCAG GTGGGGACGAATGGGAAGGTGGGGAAGGACAAGCTGTACATCCAGATTCTGGAGGATGACAGGCAGCAGTCGCTGGCAGAGCACCAGGAGCTGGTCAACCAGATGTACAACCTGCGCAGAGACCTGCGACACgcagaggaacacagagacaag TACATGGAGGAGAAAGATGTTTTGGAACTCCAGTGCATGAATCTGAAGAAGGACTCCAAGATGTACAAAGATCGGATTGAGGTGATACTGCAGCAGATGGAGGAAGTGACTATAGAAAGGGACCAG GCCATCAAGACGAGGGAGGAGATCCACCTGCAGTACTCCAAGAGCCTGATTGATAAGGACCAATACCGGAGGCAGGTCCGGGAGCTGGGGGAGCGCTGTGACGAGCTGCAGGTCCAGCTGTTCAGGATCGAGGGGGAGGTGCTGGTCATGGAGACCAAACTGCGCCGGGTCAACCAGAACCCCCCCACGCCG ACTTCAGATTTTGATGACATTTCACCAAGAAGCTCACAGGAt CAGATAAACCCAGCGAGTCCAGATGAAGATCAACAACATG ggaaattatgccggttaccggccatcgatgtgaaaacagcctctgaaattattggtcagcgtctcttgaagaccgcaaaacctgagtag
- the LOC117396946 gene encoding caspase recruitment domain-containing protein 9-like isoform X5, with product MKLVIQRLTKKLRAACHQKPGSDCRMTNRDSCSLSDLEDEECWNSLEKYRVLLIRTIEPSRIIPYLRQCKVLSTDDEEQIFNDPSLVIRKRRVGVLLDILQRTGSKGYVAFLESIELDYPELYRKITGKEPARAFSMLIDTVGESGLTQFLMSEVTKLQKAVQEEKRRSQELSCSLAAHEDTIKQLQVKDSELRKQQERVRKMKEERNAFSNEAKKLKDENYGLLRELAKQSEEKNTVLMKNRDLQLEIEKLKHNLMNAESDFKVERKHTMKLKHAMEQRPSQDVIWQIQKENDLLKATVQELGNSVQVGTNGKVGKDKLYIQILEDDRQQSLAEHQELVNQMYNLRRDLRHAEEHRDKYMEEKDVLELQCMNLKKDSKMYKDRIEVILQQMEEVTIERDQAIKTREEIHLQYSKSLIDKDQYRRQVRELGERCDELQVQLFRIEGEVLVMETKLRRVNQNPPTPTSDFDDISPRSSQDINPASPDEDQQHGKLCRLPAIDVKTASEIIGQRLLKTAKPE from the exons atgaagctggtGATACAGAGATTGACAAAAAAACTACGCGCAGCTTGTCATCAAAAACCCGGGAGTG ACTGCAGGATGACGAACCGTGATAGTTGTAGCCTTTCTGATCTGGAAGATGAGGAGTGCTGGAACTCGCTGGAGAAGTACCGCGTCCTTCTGATCAGGACGATCGAGCCGTCGCGCATCATCCCGTACCTGCGGCAGTGCAAGGTCCTCAGCACCGACGATGAGGAGCAGATCTTCAACGACCCCAGCCTGGTCATCCGCAAGCGGAGAGTCG GTGTGTTGTTGGACATTCTGCAAAGGACTGGATCTAAAGGATATGTGGCCTTCCTGGAGAGCATAGAGCTGGATTATCCAGAACTCTACAGGAAGATAACTGGCAAAGAACCCGCCAGAGCCTTCTCCATGTTAATTG ACACAGTGGGGGAGTCGGGGCTGACCCAGTTCCTGATGAGCGAGGTGACCAAGCTGCAGAAAGCCGTGCaggaggagaagaggaggagccaggaGCTGAGCTGTAGCCTGGCTGCCCACGAGGACACCATCAAGCAGCTGCAGGTGAAGGACAGCGAGCTGCGCAAGCAGCAGGAAAGGGTGCGCAAGATGAAGGAGGAGCGCAACGCGTTTAGCAATGAGGCCAAGAAGCTCAAGGACGAGAACTACGGCCTGCTCCGAGAGCTCGCCAAGCAGAGCGAGGAGAAGAACACGGTGCTCATGAAGAACCGGGACCTGCAGCTCGAG ATTGAGAAGCTGAAGCACAATCTGATGAATGCAGAAAGTGACTTCAAGGTGGAAAGGAAGCACACCATGAAGTTAAAACATGCCATGGAGCAGAGGCCCAGCCAGGATGTGATCTGGCAGATCCAGAAAGAAAATGACCTGCTCAAAGCCACAGTCCAGGAGCTGGGAAATTCAGTCCAG GTGGGGACGAATGGGAAGGTGGGGAAGGACAAGCTGTACATCCAGATTCTGGAGGATGACAGGCAGCAGTCGCTGGCAGAGCACCAGGAGCTGGTCAACCAGATGTACAACCTGCGCAGAGACCTGCGACACgcagaggaacacagagacaag TACATGGAGGAGAAAGATGTTTTGGAACTCCAGTGCATGAATCTGAAGAAGGACTCCAAGATGTACAAAGATCGGATTGAGGTGATACTGCAGCAGATGGAGGAAGTGACTATAGAAAGGGACCAG GCCATCAAGACGAGGGAGGAGATCCACCTGCAGTACTCCAAGAGCCTGATTGATAAGGACCAATACCGGAGGCAGGTCCGGGAGCTGGGGGAGCGCTGTGACGAGCTGCAGGTCCAGCTGTTCAGGATCGAGGGGGAGGTGCTGGTCATGGAGACCAAACTGCGCCGGGTCAACCAGAACCCCCCCACGCCG ACTTCAGATTTTGATGACATTTCACCAAGAAGCTCACAGGAt ATAAACCCAGCGAGTCCAGATGAAGATCAACAACATG ggaaattatgccggttaccggccatcgatgtgaaaacagcctctgaaattattggtcagcgtctcttgaagaccgcaaaacctgagtag